The Roseimicrobium gellanilyticum region GGCACAACCCGGAAACTTGGGGCGTGGAGGGGCGCTGCTGGCCGGATGAAGAGCGCAAGCGCTACTACGACCGCTTCCCCGGTAGCGCCGAGGGCAAGGTGACGCCTGCCGTGTGGAGCCTCAGCCGGAACAGCGCCGGCATGGTCGTGCGTTTCAAGAGCGATGCCACGGCCATCCACGTGCGGTACAAGCTCATGTCCCCCGGCCTCGCTCTGCCACACATGCCCGCCACAGGCGTGAGCGGTGTGGACCTCTATGCGCGTGATGCGAAAGGGAAATGGCGCTGGGTGAATGTTTCCCGCCCGGCCGCGCAGGAATTCTCCGCGATGCTCATCAATGGCATCACCAAGGAGCCCCGCGAGTGGATGATGTATCTCCCGCTTTATAATGGCGTGGACAAACTGGAAATCGGCGTGAATGAAGGCGCATCCTTCGAGGGCGTGGCTCCCGCGCAAAAGGGGATGATTGTCTTCTACGGCACCTCCATCACCCACGGTGCCTGCGCCTCACGTCCTGGCATGTGCCACCCTGCCATTCTCGGTCGCCGGTTTGAGATGCCCGTGCTGAACCTCGGCTTCTCCGGCAATGGCAAGATGGACGCCGCGGTGGGCGATTTCCTCGTGCGCCTCGACCCTGCCGTGTACGTCATCGACTGCCTGCCGAACATGGATGCCAAGCTCGTCAGCGAGCGCGCCGTCCCCCTCGTGAAGCAGCTTCGTGAGAAGCGGCCGGATACGCCCATTGTGCTCGTGGAGGATCGCCGCAACACGAACTCGTGGATCCAGCTTTCCCGCAATGAACACCACACTGCAAATCACGCCGCACTGAAGAAGGCCTTCGACGAATTGAAGGGGCTTGGGGTGAAGAAACTCTTCTACGTGAATGGCGACAACCTCCTCGGCGAGGATGGCGATGGCGCTACCGATGGCTCGCACCCGAACGACCTCGGCTTCGTCCGCCAGGCGGATGTCATGGAGCCGGTGATTCGCGAGGCGCTGGCGGCGAAATGATGGCCTTTGAAGGCAAAGGCGTCCAATGTTCGAGTCATGCGAAACCTTGCCGACGCCTTGATTGAAGCCATTACCTACATCAGCATCGCACCGGGAGATGATGACCGGAGCCATGCTGATGTGCAGGCGCTGGAGTCGCTTGTGGCTACGCTGCGTGATAGTTCTCCAGAGGAACTTGAGGCGTTGCGTGCCGCACTGAATCGAGCAAGGGCTGCTGCAAAAGCATCAGGAGACCCCTCTCACGACCTGGAAGGCACTTTTCGGGCCATCGAGGAGAACATCTTGGAGACTGGGGACGAATGACCATGGGCGCGAACTTGGGATGAACTCGACCTCGCAAATGAATAGTTGAGCTATGGCTGAGCCGTTGAATCTCAAGCCATTGCTCAACCATAGCTCAGCAACCGCTCAACCACAGCAAACCTCATTCCCGTTGCTTCCCACCCCATCAGGGGGTATACACTCCACCCCCTAAATCCCGTGCAGCCTCCCCGTCGTTCCCCTTTCCGCCAACGTTCCGCACCTCCCGGCAGCGAGTCGTGGCAGACGCCGTGGGTGCAGATCAAGTACTTCACGTTCCACCCGAACGTCTTCCCGAACATGGTCGCCGACGCATCGCCCGATGCGCAGAAGGGCGACATCGTGGCGGTGTACGACCGCGAGGGGCAGCTCTTCGGCCACGGTTTCTACAACAAGGACGCGAAGGTGGCCCTGCGCATCTTCCAGCACAGCAGCGAGCCGCT contains the following coding sequences:
- a CDS encoding SGNH/GDSL hydrolase family protein translates to MNRRHFFSASLAATTLPLAAQTATKPAPALKAGAPDATKLDPNMAPQKKAEIPLKWHNPETWGVEGRCWPDEERKRYYDRFPGSAEGKVTPAVWSLSRNSAGMVVRFKSDATAIHVRYKLMSPGLALPHMPATGVSGVDLYARDAKGKWRWVNVSRPAAQEFSAMLINGITKEPREWMMYLPLYNGVDKLEIGVNEGASFEGVAPAQKGMIVFYGTSITHGACASRPGMCHPAILGRRFEMPVLNLGFSGNGKMDAAVGDFLVRLDPAVYVIDCLPNMDAKLVSERAVPLVKQLREKRPDTPIVLVEDRRNTNSWIQLSRNEHHTANHAALKKAFDELKGLGVKKLFYVNGDNLLGEDGDGATDGSHPNDLGFVRQADVMEPVIREALAAK